GCTGACCGTCGTCGACCAGCGCCAGCAGCATCGCCGACAGCGGGTGGCCCGCGGAGTAGTTGAAGGTGCCGTCGATCGGATCGAGGACCCAGGCGGTACCCGAACTCAGCTCCGGCCCACCGAATTCCTCACCGTGCACCGGGATCCCGGTCCGGTCGAGCAATTCCTGCGACAGCGTGCGTTCGAGTTCGAGATCGAGCGCGGTGGCGAAATCGCCGCGTCCCTTCTGCACCGCGCTGGGTGCTCCCACGCCTTCGACGAAACGTGGTGTCGCACTGTCCAATATCTCGCTCGCCGTCGCGAGCAACGCGGCCGGGTCGAGGGCGGCGGGACTCACGTCAGCGAACCGCGGCCAGGGCCTCGGGCAGGGTGAAACGCCCGGCGTACAAGGCTTTTCCGACGATCGCGCCTTCGACGCCCTCGGGTACCAGTCCGGCGATGGCCCGCAGATCGTCGAGAGCGGAGACGCCACCGGAGGCGATCACCGGCGCATCGGTGGCCGAGCACACCTGCCGCAGGATATCCAGGTTCGGGCCCTGCAGGGTGCCGTCCTTGCTGACGTCGGTGACCACGTAGCGGGAGCAGCCGTCGCGCTCGAGGCGCTCGAGGACCTCCCACAGATCGCCGCCGTCGCTGACCCAGCCACGGCCCCGCAATCGGTATTCACCATCGATGATCCGCACATCCAGGCCGACCGCGACCCGGTCGCCGTAATCGGCGATCGCGCGAGCGCACCACTGCGGATCCTCCAGGGCCGCGGTGCCCAGGTTGACCCGGGCACAGCCGGTGGCCATCGCGGCCTTCAGCGACTCGTCGTCACGGATGCCCCCGGACAGTTCGACCTTCACATCCAGTTCACCGACCACCTCGGCGAGCAGCTCACGGTTGGATCCGCGCCCGAACGCCGCGTCCAGATCCACCAGATGCACCCACTCGGCCCCCGCCTCCTGCCAGGCCAGCGCGGCGTCCCGGGGGGCGCCGTAGCCGGTTTCGCTACCGGCCTCCCCCTGGACCAGGCGCACGGCCTCACCATTGGCGACATCGACGGCGGGTAGCAGCACAAGACTCACGCATGCAGCCTACTGGCTACCGGTTGGCGTCGCGGTGCCGGGATGGCGCATATGGGACGCCCGTCACTGCCCGCGGGACGGACCTCACACGTTTGAGCTGCAGACGGCTGGGCATTCCGAACATTGCGCGTGTCACTGTGCGCAGGAGGTCCTTGCCGGCGCTCTCCGCGTACGTACCCTGGGGCGGGGGCACGTACTGCCACTGCTGTCTAGGAAGAGGATCTGCAACCATGTCCCGGATCACGTTGCGGCCCATGGCGATCGCGTTACCCTGTGCGACGGTCGGAGCGGCGCTGGTCGTCACCCCGACCGCCGCAGCCACTCCGACCGACCCGATTCAGTTGGCAGCCTGCGATTTCGGCCGCCAGCTCACCACGTTCGACTGGGCGGGTTACGACGACTACGACCGCCGCGTACTCGACCTGTCCACCGGCGCGTTCCACGATCAGTTCAGCGCCACGGCACCCGATCGCCGCGCCCAGGCGACCTCGGGCCACACCCGCTCGGAGGCCATGTCGGTCGAATGCCGCACCGATGTCCCCGACCCCGAGCATCCACAGATCGTGGTCACGGTCGACCAGTCCACCCGAAGCGATGCGACCCTCGGCTTGCCGCGGCCGCAACGCTCGGTGATGCGGGTCTATCTCGACAACGTCGACGGCCGCTGGCTCACCGAGCGGGTCGACATGCTGCCGCCGCCGGCCTGAGCCGAGGCGCTACAGCGAGCCGACCCAGTTGCGCAGCAGCTGCGCACCGGCGTCCCCGGACTTCTCCGGATGGAACTGGGTGGCACACAGCGGCCCGTTCTCCACCGCCGCCAGGAAGGGTCCACCGTGCTCGGCCCAGATCAGCTTCGCCGGAGCGATGGTGCCGTTGTCGTCCCACTCCCATTTCTGGGCGGCGTAGGAATGCACGAAGTAGAAGCGCGTCGCGGGATCCATTCCGGCGAACAGCACACTGTCGGCGGGCGCGGTGACGGTATTCCAGCCCATATGCGGAAGTACCTGCGCGGGAAGGCGTTCCACCGTTCCCGGCCACTGGCCGCAGCCCTCGGCCTCGACGCCGAATTCGACGCCGCGCTCGAACATGATCTGCATACCGACGCAGATGCCCAGGACCGGCCGGCCACCCGCGAGCCGGGTGCCGATGATCCGCTCACCCCGTACCTCGCGCAGCCCCGCCATGCACGCGGCGAAGGCGCCGACGCCGGGCACCACCAGACCGTCGGCGTTCAGCGCGACCCGCGGATCGGCGGTGACGGTCACCTCGGCGCCGGTCCGGGCCAGGGCACGGGCGGCCGAATGCAGATTGCCGGAACCGTAGTCCAGCAACACGACCGAAGCGCTCACAACGTTCCCTTCGTGGACGGCACACCCGTGACTCGCGGGTCGGGTTCGACGGCGGCGCGCAGTGCGCGGGCGACGGCCTTGAACTCGGCCTCGGTGATGTGATGCTGATCGCGACCGTAGAGCACCCGCACATGCAGTGCGATGCGGGCGTTGAGCGCGATGGATTCGAAGACATGGCGATTGAGCACCGTCGAATAGGAGGCGCCGGGCCCCGCGCTGGGAATCACCGTGTGCAGCAGGCGTTCCGGCTCACCGTCGTGCACGCAATAGGGCCGTCCCGACACATCCACCACCGCGTGGGCCAGGGTCTCGTCCATCGGGATGTAGCAGTCGCCGAAGCGGCGGATGCCCGCCTTGTCGCCGAGTGCCTGCCCCAGGGCCTGGCCGATGACGATCGCGGTGTCCTCGACCGTGTGATGTGCCTCGATCTCGATATCGCCCTTCGCCTGCACGGTCAGGTCGAAGCTGCCGTGCTGACCGAACGCGGTCAGCATGTGGTCGTAGAACGGGACGCCGGTGCTGATGTCGGTGCGGCCGGTGCCGTCGAGGTTCAGCTCGACGACGATACTGGACTCGCGGGTGGTCCGCTCCACCCGTGCGGTTCGGTTCATACTCGCTTCCGTACTCATCGGGAGATCACCTCGGTACCCGCCAACATCGCGCTCACGCGTAGGAATTCGTCGTTCTCGGCGGCCAGTCCGATGGTGGTGCGCAGATAGCCCGCGATGCCGACGTCGCGAATCAGGACACCCTCGTCCAGATACCGCTGCCAGGTCCGCGGGGCATCGGCGAAACAGCCGAACAGCAGGAAGTTCGCGTCCGAGGGCACGACCTCGAATCCCAGCTCGCGCAACGCCGTCGCGACCCGATCCCGCTGAGCGGCGAGTTCGGCGACACTGCCCAGGGTCTCGTCGGCATGCCGCAGCGCGGCGCGGGCGGCGGCCTGGGTGACCACCGACAGGTGATACGGCAGGCGCACCAGCAACATCGCCTCGATCACCGCGGGTGCGGCGACCAGATACCCCAACCGACCACCGGCGAAGGCGAACGCCTTGCTCATGGTCCGGCTGACGACCAGCTTGGCCGGGTACCGATCGATGAGCGCCAGCGCACTGGGCACAGCGGAGAATTCGCCGTAGGCCTCGTCGACGACCACGATGCCCGGCGCGGCCTCGAGCACACGCTCGAGCCCGTCGAGGGCGATCGAATGCCCGGTGGGGTTGTTCGGACTGGTCACGAACACCACATCGGGGCGGCGGTCGGCGATGACCGACACCGCGTAGTCGATATCCAGGGAGAAGTCGGCATTGCGCTTGGCCTCGACCCATTCGGTATCGATGCCCTCGGAGATGATCGGGTGCATCGAATACGACGGTACGAAACCGAGAGCACTGCGCCCCGGCCCGCCGAAGGCCTGCAGTAGCTGCTGCAGGATCTCGTTGGAGCCGTTGGCGGCCCATACATTCGCGGTATCCACCGCGACGCCGGTCTGCCGGGTCAGGTAGGCGGCCAGATCGGCGCGCAGCGCGACCGCGTCGCGATCGGGATAGCGGTGCAGATCGGCGGCGGCGGCGCGAATGGATTCGGCGACGTCGTCGATGAGCGCCCGGCTCGGGGGATGCGGATTCTCGTTGGTGTTCAGCTGCACCGGTACGGTCAGCTGCGGCGCGCCGTAGGGGCTCTTACCCCGCAGGTTCTCCCGCAGCGGAAGATCGTCGAGCGTCGCCCCGGCGCCCGGAACCGCGGGAGCCTGCGCGCCCACCGTGGTGTCGGTCATGACAACGCCTCGAACCGCACCTGCACGGCCTGGCCGTGGGCCGGGAGATCTTCCGCGTTGGCCAGTGAGACCACGTGCCCGGCAACGTCTTTCAGCGCCACCTCGTTGTACTCCACGACGTGGATGCCACGCAGGAAGGTCTGCACGCTGAGCCCGGACGAGTGCCGGGCGCAACCGGCGGTGGGCAGAACGTGATTGGAGCCGGCGCAGTAGTCGCCGAGGCTGACCGGCGACCAGGCGCCGACGAATACCGCGCCGGCGCTGCGCACCCGGGCGGCGACCGCGGCCGCGTCGGCGGTCTGGATCTCGAGGTGTTCGGCGGCGTAGGCGTTGACCACGCGCAGCCCCTGC
The genomic region above belongs to Nocardia spumae and contains:
- the hisB gene encoding imidazoleglycerol-phosphate dehydratase HisB yields the protein MNRTARVERTTRESSIVVELNLDGTGRTDISTGVPFYDHMLTAFGQHGSFDLTVQAKGDIEIEAHHTVEDTAIVIGQALGQALGDKAGIRRFGDCYIPMDETLAHAVVDVSGRPYCVHDGEPERLLHTVIPSAGPGASYSTVLNRHVFESIALNARIALHVRVLYGRDQHHITEAEFKAVARALRAAVEPDPRVTGVPSTKGTL
- the hisH gene encoding imidazole glycerol phosphate synthase subunit HisH; this encodes MSASVVLLDYGSGNLHSAARALARTGAEVTVTADPRVALNADGLVVPGVGAFAACMAGLREVRGERIIGTRLAGGRPVLGICVGMQIMFERGVEFGVEAEGCGQWPGTVERLPAQVLPHMGWNTVTAPADSVLFAGMDPATRFYFVHSYAAQKWEWDDNGTIAPAKLIWAEHGGPFLAAVENGPLCATQFHPEKSGDAGAQLLRNWVGSL
- the priA gene encoding bifunctional 1-(5-phosphoribosyl)-5-((5-phosphoribosylamino)methylideneamino)imidazole-4-carboxamide isomerase/phosphoribosylanthranilate isomerase PriA, producing MSLVLLPAVDVANGEAVRLVQGEAGSETGYGAPRDAALAWQEAGAEWVHLVDLDAAFGRGSNRELLAEVVGELDVKVELSGGIRDDESLKAAMATGCARVNLGTAALEDPQWCARAIADYGDRVAVGLDVRIIDGEYRLRGRGWVSDGGDLWEVLERLERDGCSRYVVTDVSKDGTLQGPNLDILRQVCSATDAPVIASGGVSALDDLRAIAGLVPEGVEGAIVGKALYAGRFTLPEALAAVR
- a CDS encoding histidinol-phosphate transaminase, which codes for MTDTTVGAQAPAVPGAGATLDDLPLRENLRGKSPYGAPQLTVPVQLNTNENPHPPSRALIDDVAESIRAAAADLHRYPDRDAVALRADLAAYLTRQTGVAVDTANVWAANGSNEILQQLLQAFGGPGRSALGFVPSYSMHPIISEGIDTEWVEAKRNADFSLDIDYAVSVIADRRPDVVFVTSPNNPTGHSIALDGLERVLEAAPGIVVVDEAYGEFSAVPSALALIDRYPAKLVVSRTMSKAFAFAGGRLGYLVAAPAVIEAMLLVRLPYHLSVVTQAAARAALRHADETLGSVAELAAQRDRVATALRELGFEVVPSDANFLLFGCFADAPRTWQRYLDEGVLIRDVGIAGYLRTTIGLAAENDEFLRVSAMLAGTEVISR